The genomic segment GGATGCGGATACCCTGACCGACGGGGAGCATATCCGGCTGGATGATGTGGAGCTCACCGTGCTGCATACGCCCGGACATACCCCCGGCAGCGTCTGTTACCTGGGCAACGGGCTTCTGCTCAGCGGAGATACCCTGTTCCGCCAATCCATCGGCAGAACCGACTTTCCCGGCGGCAGTATGCCCCAGATGCGCAAATCCCTGACCCGGCTCAACGGTCTGACCGGGGATCTGCTGATCTATCCGGGACACAACGGCGCCTCCACCCTGGATTACGAAAAGGAGCACAACCCGTATCTGCGGGATTATACCTGATATGACTATTTTTCTCATCGGTCACGACTTTAAATATGAAACCGAAGCCACGGTCAAGCTGTTTTTCCCGGCAATGCGCTTTGCATTCTGTACGGAGGATGCCCCCTGTGCAGGGGATTTTATCCGCACGGTCTTTACAGAAGATCGAATCCTGGTGGAGACCAGCCTGTCCGGCGTGCGCCGGCTTAGGGAAGCCTCCCTGTCTCCGGATGGGGACAAGCATGCCGCCGAGCATACCCTGTGCCGGACGCTGTATGCCCATCTGACGGAAGCCACCGGCGTGACACCTCCCTGGGGCATGCTGACCGGCATCCGACCGGTGCGGATGCTGACCGCTGCCGTAGAGCAGGGCAGTACCCTGGAGCAGGCTGCGGCGCATATGCAGCAGACCTATCTGGTGTCAGAGAAAAAGCTGGCGCTGGCAAAGGCAACTGCCCGGGTGCAGCTGCCCCTGTTGCAGGGACTTGCCCCGGATGCCATCAGTCTGTACATTTCCATTCCCTTCTGCCCCAGCCGATGCAGCTACTGCTCCTTTGTGTCCCATTCCATTGCCGAAGCCGGAGAACTGATCCCAGCCTATGTGGACTGCCTGTGCCGGGAGATCCGGATCTACGGGGAACTGATCCGGGCACTGCATCTGAAGCTGGACACGGTGTACATCGGCGGCGGTACGCCGACTGCCATTTCTGCGCAGCAGCTGGCACAGATCATGGATACCCTGCAAAGCAGCATGCACCTGGATGGGATCCGGGAATATACTGTAGAAGCGGGGAGAGCGGACACCATCACCCGGGAGAAGCTGGAAGTGATCCGCCGGTATGGGGCTGACCGGATTTCCATCAATCCCCAGACTCTGAACGATGCGGTGCTCCGTGCCATTGGCAGAAAGCATACGGCGCAGCAGGCAGTGGATGCCTTTCTGCTTGCCCGTTCCATGGGCTTTGACAATATCAATATGGATCTGATCGCCGGACTGCCCCAGGATACCCCGGACAGCTTCCGGAATAC from the Ruminococcus champanellensis 18P13 = JCM 17042 genome contains:
- a CDS encoding MBL fold metallo-hydrolase; its protein translation is MKVHMLSLGPLGANCYILETDQKNAIAVDIGGDPEILLRLLRQQGLHLDRILLTHGHYDHIGGVAQVQQETGAPVYIHGDDLGMLTDEIRSLSTPMGMQGFAPVPDADTLTDGEHIRLDDVELTVLHTPGHTPGSVCYLGNGLLLSGDTLFRQSIGRTDFPGGSMPQMRKSLTRLNGLTGDLLIYPGHNGASTLDYEKEHNPYLRDYT
- the hemZ gene encoding coproporphyrinogen dehydrogenase HemZ encodes the protein MTIFLIGHDFKYETEATVKLFFPAMRFAFCTEDAPCAGDFIRTVFTEDRILVETSLSGVRRLREASLSPDGDKHAAEHTLCRTLYAHLTEATGVTPPWGMLTGIRPVRMLTAAVEQGSTLEQAAAHMQQTYLVSEKKLALAKATARVQLPLLQGLAPDAISLYISIPFCPSRCSYCSFVSHSIAEAGELIPAYVDCLCREIRIYGELIRALHLKLDTVYIGGGTPTAISAQQLAQIMDTLQSSMHLDGIREYTVEAGRADTITREKLEVIRRYGADRISINPQTLNDAVLRAIGRKHTAQQAVDAFLLARSMGFDNINMDLIAGLPQDTPDSFRNTLDRVIALEPESVTVHTLTLKRAADLYAQGERQIANPAAAMVDYSSSCLPA